The sequence CATTCCACGCAATGTCATTATCAAGGACATGTGGACCATAGATTAAAAGTTAATTGGTTTTGCGTTCCGTTTTACGCGGAGGCGAATATGGGTGTAATTAATGCGTGGTTTGCACGCTTACTTGCTTTAATCGAtatcttaaattaattttattagattgtTAATTGCACTTGGTATATTACAGTTTTAGATTTGATTATCCTTGTCTTTAGTTTAGATTACTTAGCAGTTAAATAGACTTAAACTAATTTATCTAAAGCTGAAGGCAACATTTCAGAGGTAACACAATTTTTCAATATACGAAAGTTACTTCTATTAAATTGTTAACTACGCTACCATTTCTACGACACCCAAACATTGTAAAAATGTATGCTGGATTTCAACTATCTCAATgcaaaatttcttcaaatttGGTTTAGCAACTTAGCCGCGATTGCCGTGAAAGAGTAAAAGACAGTTTAAAAACTTGCTAAACCAATACTAAACTCTTTACACAATAAcaaaagtacttaaaaaaattcCTTCTTCCTAATTAGTATGACAATACAGTGCTTATATTGACATATGTGTGTCAGAACAACACTATGTCAAGGTCCAAATTTGTATGCACATCACTATTGTGTTGCCATAACGGGTACAATAGACGTTCAATATCTATGATCGTATTCGATTGATAATTTTGTAGCTTGTATAGTCTACGAACAATAAATAAGAggctattaatgtcccactgctgggcaagggtctcttctgCAAATGATTGAGATAAACTTGAGTCTACGCGAATATACGcagctaaaaatatatttttattaggaaaAATTTCCCGtgttttttactgtttttcGAGATACAAGATACTTTGTGATAATCTGGAATAATGTAGCTTTTTACAAGTgtaaaaaatttcaaaatcgATTTCTTTGTTTTTGAGATAAACCCCTAAATAAGTTCATTATACAGTTATACTATAATACTACGGCTTCACACTTGTTTGCTCGAAATACTTTTGACTTATTCATGTTGTTACTCTCTTGAAGTAAGCTAAAAATAGATATTGAAAATACCATTGGCAATTAAAGAATGACCAATGCCTGAAAACCATgctaaagaaaatagttctgACATTGTTGAATGTAACAATTCattataagtaagtaaagaCACGAAATTAACCAAATAACATCTTTTCAAAACCAAACTACATTATGTTGAGACAAAaccataaacaattatttaacaaaacataaccTCACTTTTGTTTCCCGCCAAATTTGTCACGTACTGTCAAATTAGGGTCAATGTTgccatatttaaaaaacaaaaaccgtTTAACAACTGCCATAAAGATCTTTAAGATGTATTGTTTTAAAGAGTTGATTGCGAAATGGAAATACCTGTTTATTTGCTAGGGTATTAGTTGAAAACTACACGACAGATCTTGTTTAGACTGTTATAGTATAAAAGCTATTTCAAGACTAATTGTTTGTCACCAGAaaactttatttgtaaacatttttgacGGACTTACTTTTTAGtagaaaatcacaaaaaaatactgaatggatttcttttattcttttattatcaAAAAGCTACATTGGCTCAGCTTTACATAGGATACAATTTAACTCAAAAACAGCACTAAAATTACTAGAAACCTTAAATCAAAATCACGGATAACAGCTAATAACTACATAGAGACGTGAAATAAGGGCGTTGCAAATAACTAAGACCGCGCCTAGTCTTACTTTAGATAAAGCTTGTATACAATTCACAAATAACCGGTTTTCATGTTTTCAATTGTAAATTTACTAAATTTATGTATTCAGGTACAACTattgtattaaataagtaacgttaaaataatttattggtttcTAATATAGTTATAACGTTTAACATGTGTTATTTTCGTTGACAACTGTTATTTTTTGACAACTGTTATTGAGACAGTTGACAACTGTTATTTTAGCAAAACTGCACGATTTCAACATTAGTTGTTATGTTAAGCAGTTATTGAACTAATATTTAACGTTAGCAACATTAGCTGTTAATTGGTATCTAATGATAGATCATTTCAATCGAACAGTTATTTAAGTTTTCGTTGAGgtcttaaaatagatttatgaGAGACTTAAACACTATACAATTCTAGTAATTTacttgaatattaattaaaatcaactTATTCATATGGAAAAGTttcttattttcaaaaaaagacaatcaatatttgttttttttttactagtttCTTATATAATTCTGTTCATTGTTCTTTAACATTTAGTTATTTGAATAGTTGATAGACCCCATGGAAAGGTTAGTTGAAGACCATTTCCCAACATAGCTCAGCAAACCAACCAAAGACTTACATCAACAATTTCTGAAAAAGTCGTCAATTTTGACTTTACGCCCatcaattataaacaaacttcATATTTACACAGTGTAAACATTGCATATTTCCTTCTAATTAATAAACATGTTGCTTACACAAGCGACAATTACAGAACCTTTTTGTTCCACATCGGATTATATTAGCCTAATGCTTCGTTCATATGTTTGCTAGACACAAGACATTaaagacataatatatgtatagtctTTTGGGCATAATATGCAGTGTACAGTTTGTGTCACGCACGGTTTTAAATGCCCTATAACACACATATAACGTCTCCATAGGCCATACATACAATCGGGCTCAAAGCACCCTTTTTTATAAGATCTTTTTCTTGGggcaatgaaataaaaacaaggaCCTTATAACATAAAACTACTTAGGGACACAGTAATTACAAAAATCCCTGCACAAATGGCGaagaaaaattatgaaaatgtatgaaaaaccaTTCGAACGCCTTCCCTTTTCTTGAAGCCGACAATAATGGTCATGCCGTCAAGACCAGCTCACCTTTACAATGTAGTTCTACCTTTATTTACGCTGTTTAAACACAGTCAAGCGACAAAAAAATCGCATGACTAATGTACAATCGTTTATGCTTATTGAGAACGACAGTAATATATGTTAACATAGTTTTTATGATTGAATTAGACGTTATTGACGTGTAGTTACATTGTAAGTGGATATTATTATCATAGTTTCGGATTGGGTATGCCAGTGATGAAGTTACGATTGGGGATGTATTTAATTTGCACTTGTTTATATTTCTAGCTTGAGTAATGAAGAAGAAATTTGTTATATTGCATAAATCCTGTCATTAGTTGATTAGCGATTATTAATTCTCGAATGCGATCTGCGATCAAAggttattaaaagttatttattttgtagaccTACTATTCTTTAATTATAACAGGCAAAAATCTCTATATATTCTCTAATTATAATAAGCAATCTCCATAAATCTCCGTTGTCATtagtttataaattgtaaatttcgCGACACACGACTTATATCTAACAAAGGCAGATaatctttacaaataattatataaaatcgtCTGTCTACAAGAAAAcgcttataaataattatcaaaccAATTTTCCAATTCACTCTACACAAGTAACGAAaccaataattacaaaaaaaagcaGTTATTGTTTGCAACGTGATAGCTGCTACTTTTATGCTAATCAGTTATGCTATTATAACGGAAATACGCTTTTGATAAACACATGTTGATAACTTGCTAAATCGTATGTATAATTTCAAGGTACTATTACGTTAAAGAAAGGATATAAAAGCAAGTCAGCTAATGAATTTAACGGTCCGTTGAATAACTGCTTTTAATTAACGCTATTTGCATAATATGAATGTTATTTCTCTTGTTTATTGTTGTAGTGTTAATTGGGCGATGATTTTCATTTAGATTTCAttgtaatagttaattttatagcatttttgCATACAAGAATAAACTGAAATAGTTATCTAAACCTAGGTTACTGAGTACTTAGTAATCAGATAGAAGAAACAGGTTTTAAACTAACGCCTTGAAGTAATCCGGTCTAGATCTATAACTTAAAGCATTAATTAACACAGTCTTGTAAAATAACCGACATTAACCGTGATATTTGAGTCGAAATTACATATACAGTCCACCCTTTTTCATAACCAGTTATAACTTGTTTGACAACTGTTATTAACAAAGTATCTGTTTGCAGGTCGCTTTCGTTGCCATCCTCGGCTATGCCTCCGCGAGCGTGATCGCTCCGCTAGCGTACGGCATCAACGCCGGAGACGCTCAGGCAGCAGCCATCGACGCTACTGTCGCCGCGCAGGACCACGCCCGCGCCTTCACCGAAGGCCAGGCCCGTGCTGCTGAAGCCGCCATCCAATACAACAATGAAGCCGCCCGCCAAGTCGCCGAGACCAACCGTGACCTCCACGAGAACGCCTACTGGGGCTCCCTCGCCGCTAACCAGAACGCTGTCGCCGCCGCTCAGTCGCACGCTGCTGCCGTAAGCGGTGTTGCCGCCGCTCAGGCCGGTCTTGCCGCCGCCCACGCCGGCTATGCCGCCCCCTACGTCGCCGGTCCCTACGGTTACGCCGGTATCGCCGCCGCTCCCTACATCGCCGCCCCCTACGCCGCTCACGGTCTCGCTTACCGCGGATGGTAATTCGCTATTCAAAACCTGCTATTTCTGAAAACTATTTTCTCAAACTGCTATTTTTGAATAACGTTTTACGCTAAGCTTTTTATATGTGGGAATGTTAACGTGTTAATGTTAGTGTTGCCATGTGTAATAAGTTTAGTGTTGCCACAACTCCGCTGCTCAAATGGAAGGAATTATGCTCAAACGAACAAAGGTCTCAGTATAGTAACtctctttgtaaataaaaaatgataaatcaTGCCATCACTGCCAAAGTGTAAATAAACAcgtttttacaaaacaatatcttGTATTTCTTTACCTCACTTAATTAACACCCAAAATTAGTGCTTATCTTCTTGTCATAAGAAAATTGAGATGACAAATACCATAAGAAGAGAACATTacctaatatatatatatattcgcttagcctttgttccaaactatgttggagtcggcttccagtctcaccggatgcagctggataccagtgttttacatggagcgactgcctatctgacctccacaacccagttacttgggtattaacacgatacctttcggtaagactggttgtcagactttcaagcttctgactactgttaacgactgtcaaagatcttcgaaaatgacagccgggacccacaatttaacgtgccttccgaaacacggaggaactcgatatgtataagatggtcacccatccacggaacaacctcggcaagcgtagcttaacctcagagatcgatccgtgcggctgttgtaaactaagccacgagctcctcctccTAATATAtgatataaacaaattacaaaacaacTATGATTACTGAAGTAAATTTTTCGCGAACTCTACTACTAtgcattttcaataaaaatcatcCATGTCTGTTGCACATTAGGAGCTAAACAGCTCAACAAGTCTTTATTAGCCTGATAGTGGTTAAAGACCCGAAATTACAAATTGActaacttttaacaaaaatctGGCCGAATGTGGATAAAATGGATGTGGGAAAAGGCAGAGTAGGGCAAGTCAGTCAGTAAAGCCTTAATCAAAGCCTTAGCCAAATAACCACAAAACCACTggcatataataaaatagaaactcACTACAATCGAGTTAGATATTTACTATGTATTTGAAATAGGGCGTAACCGACGCACAAGGAAATTGTTTAGACATTCTACGATCGCATTGTGAAAGCATAACGACATATAAAATAAgtgttatgtatgtttgtacatggTAGGTAAAGGCACCTTGTATATACATCAATACTATAGTcaaacaacttagtaaagagccttgtatgcagGTTCGCGGCTTACAGAAGTGTAAAATCTTCGAAATTTTAAACATCAGTGACTGGCAGACTTAtactgacggtgacctgtttgatcCAACTTTATGGTTTCGAAATACACAGAACTTACAATCATACGCAAATTTAATACACAGTACTTTTTGTTCCGAAAAATCTGTTTACGTAGACGATGTCGCGGGCGAAATACATAAATGAAATTCCGTCAtaactgattttaatgaaaataaagacCTGAGATTAAGCATTACTTTCTATTTTTCAACACCGTCAAGAGTTTTAAAGGAAATGACACATTGTGCGCGAACAGGCTAGATCTTACCTACAATACCTACTGATGCAAAAGCAaggtttgtttgaacgcacttatCTTAGTTGGGAACATTCCCGAGgaagattatatattatttgccAGTTCTTTTCATTAGCTTtatcttccgaactggcggtaaattcactctctgtatcattgactatcataagtgtcggcatttgacctaaatcaataaatgatttgatttttttatagccTAGCTATGATCTTCGGGAGGGGGGAAATCGCTCTATACCTGAATATAACTAGAGCATAGATAAAGCCCAATACTGCCTAGCTGCTTGTAAAGAGTCTCCTCcctaatgagggaagggttaatTAAATCTAAGTTCCAGCATGCTGGCCAAGTATAAATTGGAGAATTttcatgccctcaagaaatgagTTACAGAATTTTTAGGCaagcaaggttttatcacgatggtATTcgtcaccgttagaacaagtgttCATTCTTTTTAAAACACCCATCACTTGGAATTTAAGTTTGCACCCT is a genomic window of Anticarsia gemmatalis isolate Benzon Research Colony breed Stoneville strain chromosome 27, ilAntGemm2 primary, whole genome shotgun sequence containing:
- the LOC142984348 gene encoding uncharacterized protein LOC142984348 gives rise to the protein MRFLVAFVAILGYASASVIAPLAYGINAGDAQAAAIDATVAAQDHARAFTEGQARAAEAAIQYNNEAARQVAETNRDLHENAYWGSLAANQNAVAAAQSHAAAVSGVAAAQAGLAAAHAGYAAPYVAGPYGYAGIAAAPYIAAPYAAHGLAYRGW